Proteins encoded within one genomic window of Paenarthrobacter sp. JL.01a:
- the mmsB gene encoding 3-hydroxyisobutyrate dehydrogenase, whose translation MTENAASATGLIAFLGLGHMGGPMAANLIKAGHEVIGYDPVPAAVEAAKAHGIPMASSAHEAAAEAAVVLTMLPSGKHVLDAYRGVDGPGLLAVAKPDTLFLDCSTINVDEARQAAEIALEAGHRSVDAPVSGGVVGAEAGTLTFMVGALPEDFETVQPILELMGKRIVHCGDHGAGQAAKVCNNMILGVSMIAVAEAFVLGEKLGLTHQALFDVASNASGQCWALTTNCPVPGPVPTSPANRDYQPGFAGALMAKDLRLAVNALESAGVAAEMGPLASRIYDAFAAGEGAGRDFSGIITDIRDKSL comes from the coding sequence ATGACAGAGAACGCAGCATCGGCAACGGGGCTCATCGCTTTCCTCGGCCTGGGCCATATGGGTGGGCCCATGGCCGCCAACCTGATCAAGGCCGGCCACGAGGTGATCGGCTACGATCCCGTTCCTGCAGCCGTGGAGGCCGCCAAAGCCCACGGGATTCCCATGGCGTCATCGGCGCACGAGGCTGCCGCGGAGGCCGCCGTCGTGCTGACCATGCTGCCCAGCGGCAAGCATGTGCTGGACGCGTACCGGGGCGTGGACGGGCCGGGCTTGCTCGCCGTAGCCAAGCCGGACACCTTGTTCCTGGACTGCTCCACGATCAATGTGGACGAGGCCCGTCAAGCGGCGGAGATTGCGTTGGAAGCCGGCCACCGGTCCGTGGACGCGCCGGTTTCCGGCGGCGTGGTGGGGGCCGAAGCGGGCACGCTCACGTTCATGGTGGGTGCGCTGCCGGAAGACTTCGAGACCGTCCAGCCGATCCTTGAGCTGATGGGCAAGCGGATTGTCCACTGCGGCGACCACGGTGCCGGGCAGGCGGCGAAGGTCTGCAACAACATGATCCTGGGTGTTTCCATGATCGCCGTTGCGGAGGCCTTCGTTCTCGGCGAGAAGCTGGGGCTGACGCATCAGGCGCTGTTCGACGTCGCGTCCAATGCTTCCGGCCAGTGCTGGGCGCTGACCACCAACTGTCCTGTTCCCGGGCCGGTCCCCACCAGCCCGGCGAACCGTGACTACCAGCCCGGCTTTGCAGGAGCCTTGATGGCCAAGGACCTGCGGTTGGCCGTGAATGCGCTGGAGAGCGCGGGCGTCGCTGCGGAGATGGGGCCATTGGCGTCCAGGATCTACGATGCTTTTGCCGCCGGCGAAGGTGCCGGACGGGACTTCTCCGGCATCATCACGGACATCCGCGATAAATCGCTGTGA
- a CDS encoding cryptochrome/photolyase family protein, giving the protein MKPSVVWFRDDLRVADNPALRAAVDDGAAVALYVLDEESPGIRPHGGASRWWLHHSLAALREDLAALGIPLLLRRGDAASVVRKTTTTLGAGALYWNRRYGAAERTVDAGIKAWAGEAGLHVSSFQASLLHEPWEVTTKTGGQYKVFTPFWRAVSAQEFREPLAVPEKGHGFTGKLPAYDELDSWDLLPSKPDWSGGLAESWTPGSAAGHKVLAKFVADGLSNYSEGRNRPDTEGSSRLSPYLRWGELSPFEVWHALGSRQSESSSIFASELGWREFCWHQYFHNPNLATANLRTEFDRFPWAWPGSNGNNGQHPGHESAPEELRAWQKGNTGFPMVDAGQRQLWHSGWMHNRVRMVAASFLVKNLGIHWQLGEQWFWDTLVDADPASNPANWQWVAGSGADASPFFRIFNPEAQRVKFDPQGKYIAHWIPEFGTPDYPEEIVDLKTTRAEALEAYKGMREVH; this is encoded by the coding sequence GTGAAGCCGTCCGTTGTGTGGTTCCGGGACGATCTGCGGGTTGCCGACAATCCGGCTTTGCGTGCCGCCGTGGATGACGGCGCCGCCGTCGCCCTGTACGTCCTGGACGAGGAATCGCCCGGGATCCGCCCCCACGGCGGAGCTTCCCGCTGGTGGCTGCACCATTCCCTGGCCGCACTCCGCGAAGACCTCGCCGCGCTCGGTATCCCCCTGCTGTTGCGGCGCGGCGATGCCGCCTCCGTTGTCCGGAAGACTACGACGACGCTAGGAGCGGGCGCGCTGTACTGGAACCGGCGGTACGGTGCGGCTGAGCGGACGGTCGACGCCGGGATCAAGGCCTGGGCGGGCGAGGCGGGTTTGCATGTTTCCAGTTTCCAGGCGTCCCTGCTGCACGAGCCTTGGGAAGTCACCACCAAGACCGGCGGCCAGTACAAGGTTTTCACGCCGTTCTGGCGGGCAGTGTCAGCGCAGGAATTCCGGGAACCCCTGGCCGTACCGGAAAAGGGGCATGGCTTCACCGGTAAGCTGCCGGCCTACGATGAGCTGGACTCCTGGGATCTGCTGCCCAGCAAGCCGGACTGGTCCGGGGGACTGGCGGAGAGCTGGACACCAGGCTCCGCGGCAGGCCACAAGGTGCTGGCGAAGTTCGTGGCGGACGGACTGTCCAATTACAGCGAGGGCAGGAATCGGCCGGACACCGAGGGCAGCAGCCGGCTTTCGCCCTATCTTCGGTGGGGAGAGCTGAGCCCGTTCGAGGTGTGGCATGCCTTGGGTTCCAGGCAATCCGAAAGTTCCAGCATCTTCGCCTCGGAGCTGGGTTGGCGGGAGTTCTGCTGGCATCAGTACTTCCATAACCCGAACCTGGCCACCGCGAATCTTCGGACGGAGTTTGACCGCTTTCCGTGGGCTTGGCCCGGCAGCAACGGGAACAATGGCCAGCATCCGGGCCACGAATCCGCCCCCGAAGAACTGCGTGCCTGGCAGAAGGGCAACACCGGGTTCCCCATGGTGGACGCAGGCCAGCGCCAGCTGTGGCATTCAGGTTGGATGCACAACCGTGTGCGAATGGTTGCCGCCAGTTTCCTGGTAAAGAACCTTGGCATTCATTGGCAGCTGGGCGAGCAATGGTTTTGGGACACGCTCGTGGACGCTGATCCGGCATCAAATCCGGCCAACTGGCAGTGGGTGGCCGGGTCCGGGGCCGATGCCTCGCCGTTCTTCAGGATCTTCAACCCGGAGGCCCAGCGCGTGAAGTTCGATCCGCAGGGGAAGTACATCGCCCACTGGATTCCTGAGTTCGGAACTCCCGATTACCCGGAGGAGATCGTTGACCTCAAGACCACCCGTGCCGAGGCGTTGGAAGCGTACAAGGGGATGAGAGAGGTTCACTGA
- a CDS encoding CoA-acylating methylmalonate-semialdehyde dehydrogenase produces the protein MVRELSHYVDGQRVEGTSGRFSDVYDPCTGEVQARLPLASADEVRNAVANAEKGQLEWAAMNPQRRGRILLKFVDLVNENMDELAKLLSSEHGKTFADAKGDIQRGIEVVEFSAGAPHLLKGEFSDNAGAGIDVHSLRQPLGVVAGITPFNFPAMIPLWKSGPALAAGNAFILKPSERDPSVPLRLAELYSEAGVPNGVFNVVNGDKEAVDALLEDPRVKAIGFVGSTPIAQYIYATAAAHGKRAQCFGSAKNHMVIMPDADLDMAADALIGAGYGSAGERCMAISVAVPVGQETADALVAKLTERVKELKVGHSLDTDSDFGPVVAQSAKERIEGYIQSGVDEGATLVTDGRGLTVEGYDGGFWVGPTLFDNVTKDMKIYKEEIFGPVLSVLRAADYDEALRLCSEHEFGNGVAIFTRDGDSARDFASRVEVGMVGINVPIPVPIAYYTFGGWKASGFGDLNQHGADAFRFYTKTKTVTSRWPSGIRQGASFVMPAGS, from the coding sequence ATGGTGCGCGAGCTTTCACACTACGTAGACGGCCAAAGGGTTGAGGGTACATCCGGCCGCTTCAGCGACGTCTATGATCCCTGCACGGGCGAAGTCCAGGCCAGGCTTCCCTTGGCCAGCGCGGACGAGGTCCGCAACGCCGTCGCCAACGCCGAGAAGGGGCAGCTCGAATGGGCGGCCATGAACCCGCAGCGCCGGGGACGGATCCTTCTCAAGTTCGTGGACCTGGTCAACGAGAACATGGATGAACTTGCCAAGCTGTTATCTTCCGAGCACGGCAAGACCTTCGCCGATGCCAAGGGCGACATCCAGCGCGGCATTGAGGTGGTCGAGTTCTCCGCAGGAGCGCCGCACCTGCTCAAAGGCGAGTTCTCGGACAACGCCGGTGCCGGCATAGATGTTCATTCCCTCCGCCAGCCTTTGGGTGTGGTCGCGGGCATCACCCCGTTCAACTTCCCGGCCATGATCCCGCTCTGGAAATCAGGCCCTGCGCTCGCCGCCGGGAACGCGTTCATCCTCAAGCCGTCAGAACGCGACCCTTCCGTCCCGCTCCGGCTCGCCGAGCTCTACAGCGAAGCAGGCGTGCCCAACGGCGTCTTCAACGTCGTCAACGGCGACAAAGAAGCCGTGGATGCCCTGCTGGAGGACCCGCGCGTCAAGGCGATCGGCTTCGTCGGTTCAACTCCTATCGCCCAGTACATCTACGCCACCGCAGCGGCGCACGGCAAGCGTGCCCAGTGCTTTGGCAGTGCCAAGAACCACATGGTGATCATGCCCGACGCCGATCTGGACATGGCCGCCGACGCCCTGATTGGTGCCGGGTACGGTTCCGCAGGCGAACGCTGCATGGCTATCTCAGTGGCTGTGCCGGTGGGCCAGGAAACCGCAGACGCCTTGGTGGCCAAGCTGACAGAGCGAGTCAAGGAACTCAAAGTCGGTCACAGTCTCGACACGGACTCGGATTTCGGTCCTGTCGTGGCGCAGTCCGCGAAGGAGCGCATCGAGGGCTACATCCAGTCCGGCGTGGACGAGGGCGCAACGCTGGTCACTGACGGCCGCGGGCTGACCGTGGAGGGCTACGACGGCGGCTTCTGGGTGGGTCCCACGCTCTTCGACAACGTCACCAAGGACATGAAGATCTACAAGGAAGAGATCTTCGGTCCCGTCCTCAGTGTCCTGCGCGCGGCCGACTACGACGAAGCGCTCAGGCTCTGCAGCGAGCACGAGTTTGGCAACGGCGTCGCAATTTTCACCCGCGACGGTGACTCTGCCCGCGACTTCGCCAGCCGCGTCGAAGTGGGCATGGTGGGCATCAACGTCCCGATTCCCGTGCCGATCGCGTATTACACCTTCGGCGGCTGGAAGGCCTCCGGTTTCGGTGATCTCAACCAGCACGGTGCCGATGCTTTCCGCTTCTACACCAAGACCAAGACCGTCACCTCGCGGTGGCCCTCCGGCATCCGCCAGGGCGCCAGCTTCGTGATGCCGGCGGGCAGCTGA
- the hxlA gene encoding 3-hexulose-6-phosphate synthase — MKLQVALDLLTIDDALELAGKVAEHVDIIELGTPLIKAEGLAAVTAIKEAHPGKIVFADMKTMDAGELEADIAFKAGADLVSVLGTADDSTIAGAVKAAQSHNKGIVVDLIGVADKVYRAKEARALGAKFIEFHAGLDEQAQPGYDLRGLLNAGEEARVPFSVAGGVNASTIPAVQLAGADVAVAGSAIYGASDPELAAKELKAAIQ, encoded by the coding sequence ATGAAACTGCAGGTTGCACTGGATCTCCTGACCATCGACGATGCCCTGGAACTGGCCGGCAAGGTGGCCGAGCACGTGGACATCATCGAGCTGGGGACGCCCCTGATCAAGGCTGAGGGCCTGGCCGCCGTCACTGCCATCAAGGAAGCCCACCCCGGCAAGATCGTGTTCGCGGACATGAAGACCATGGACGCCGGTGAACTCGAAGCGGACATCGCCTTCAAGGCCGGCGCCGATCTGGTCTCTGTCCTGGGAACTGCTGACGACTCCACGATTGCCGGTGCGGTCAAGGCTGCACAATCCCACAACAAGGGCATCGTGGTGGACCTGATCGGCGTGGCCGACAAGGTTTACCGTGCCAAGGAAGCCAGGGCGCTGGGGGCCAAGTTCATCGAATTCCATGCCGGCCTGGACGAGCAAGCACAGCCGGGATACGACCTTCGCGGACTCCTCAACGCCGGGGAAGAAGCCCGCGTGCCGTTCTCCGTTGCCGGTGGCGTCAACGCATCCACCATTCCCGCGGTGCAGTTGGCCGGAGCCGACGTAGCTGTAGCAGGCAGTGCGATTTACGGTGCCTCGGATCCGGAGCTGGCAGCAAAGGAACTCAAGGCCGCCATCCAGTAA
- a CDS encoding helix-turn-helix transcriptional regulator gives MDNTNDVREFLMSRRSRITPAQAGLPVYGGTRRVAGLKREEVAMLTGVSTEYYARLERGNLRGVSDSVLDSLAGALQLDEAERAHLFDLAKAAAPAPASGPRRARADVRPSIERVLAGMTGTPAYVRNSRTDVLAANSLCFALYAGILSPETLPVNLARFMFLDPRSKDFFVGWDKLADDFAAAMRTESGSNPRDRALNSLIGDLAAGSTEFSTRWARHNVRFHRTARKSLRNPLVGEIELTGDALELPGEGLTLIAYSAEPGSHAQDQLDFLASWATSDKSTEIHAPASPPAAERQSP, from the coding sequence ATGGACAACACGAACGACGTCCGCGAGTTCCTCATGAGCCGACGGTCACGAATCACCCCGGCGCAGGCAGGGCTGCCTGTCTATGGTGGAACTCGGCGGGTAGCGGGCCTCAAGCGCGAGGAAGTCGCAATGCTGACCGGCGTCAGCACCGAGTACTATGCACGCTTGGAACGCGGTAACCTCCGGGGTGTCTCCGATTCCGTTTTGGACTCCCTTGCCGGGGCCTTGCAGCTCGACGAGGCAGAACGGGCCCACCTGTTTGACCTGGCAAAAGCCGCCGCACCTGCCCCCGCGTCCGGGCCACGGCGTGCCCGGGCTGACGTGCGCCCCAGCATCGAAAGAGTATTGGCCGGAATGACCGGAACACCGGCCTATGTTCGAAATTCCCGCACTGATGTGCTCGCCGCCAACAGCCTGTGTTTCGCCCTCTACGCCGGGATTCTCAGTCCCGAGACGCTTCCGGTGAACCTTGCACGCTTCATGTTCCTGGATCCGCGGTCCAAGGACTTCTTCGTCGGCTGGGATAAGCTCGCCGATGACTTCGCCGCGGCCATGCGCACTGAGTCCGGCAGTAATCCACGAGACCGTGCCCTCAACAGCCTTATAGGCGACTTGGCCGCCGGCAGCACCGAATTCTCCACCCGGTGGGCACGTCACAACGTCCGCTTCCACCGCACAGCACGCAAATCTTTGCGGAACCCACTCGTCGGTGAGATCGAGCTCACCGGCGACGCCCTGGAACTCCCCGGCGAAGGCCTGACACTGATCGCCTACTCCGCCGAACCTGGCAGCCACGCCCAGGACCAGTTGGACTTCCTCGCGAGTTGGGCCACGAGCGACAAAAGCACTGAGATCCACGCACCCGCCAGCCCGCCCGCAGCGGAACGACAGTCACCTTGA
- a CDS encoding enoyl-CoA hydratase: MTEQYNNILVERRGRVGLVTLNRPSALNALNTALMNELVDAVRAMDTDPEVGAVVITGSAKAFAAGADIKEMSSNSYMEMYAADWFRHWEDLTRLRIPVIAAVSGFALGGGCELAMMADFIIAGDNAKFGQPEINLGVIPGMGGSQRLTRAVGKSKAMDMVLTGRFMDAEEAERAGLVSRVVPAAEVIDEAIKAAEVIASKSKPVAMMAKEAVNAAFETGLAQGVLFERRIFHSLFATEDQKEGMAAFSEKRQPEFKHR, translated from the coding sequence ATGACGGAGCAGTACAACAACATTCTGGTGGAACGGCGTGGGCGGGTTGGCTTGGTGACCCTGAACCGGCCGTCGGCGTTGAATGCGCTCAATACTGCCCTGATGAACGAACTCGTTGACGCCGTGCGGGCCATGGATACCGATCCGGAAGTTGGAGCCGTGGTGATCACCGGCTCTGCCAAGGCATTCGCGGCCGGTGCGGACATCAAGGAAATGTCGTCCAACAGCTACATGGAGATGTACGCGGCGGACTGGTTCCGGCACTGGGAGGACCTGACCCGTCTACGGATCCCCGTGATCGCCGCGGTGTCAGGATTTGCCCTGGGCGGTGGGTGTGAGCTGGCGATGATGGCCGACTTCATCATTGCCGGGGACAACGCAAAATTCGGCCAGCCAGAAATCAACCTGGGCGTCATCCCCGGCATGGGCGGCTCGCAGCGCCTCACCCGGGCTGTGGGTAAATCCAAGGCCATGGACATGGTGCTCACCGGCCGTTTTATGGATGCCGAAGAGGCCGAGCGCGCCGGTCTGGTCTCCCGGGTTGTGCCCGCGGCAGAGGTCATCGACGAAGCCATCAAAGCCGCCGAAGTTATTGCCTCCAAGTCCAAGCCCGTGGCGATGATGGCCAAGGAAGCCGTCAACGCTGCCTTCGAAACCGGCCTGGCGCAGGGTGTGCTCTTTGAACGCCGTATCTTCCACTCGCTCTTCGCCACAGAGGACCAGAAGGAAGGCATGGCCGCGTTCAGCGAGAAGCGCCAGCCGGAGTTCAAGCACCGGTAG
- a CDS encoding MFS transporter — MKNLLLPGSALLWGLQLAFLSPALALILVNLYGATTADLGWVLGIYNAGGFLAALLIPARADKTKDYLVPMLVCGGLTILLAGVLSAVTALPMATVALVVLGGPAGVGSTLLFAHLRHSGGRPSDVINARAIVSVAWVAGPPLATFIIGSLGTRAILLAVAAIAVLNIITTALLIRQRTATSTNADTDPQTTPQSSAPGETPVGLRMVVPVTFAFVLLQATNATAMTIMTLFVPQTLGLDVIWAGIALGVAAALEIPALLLCGRLSERFSALGLITTSCIAGIAYFSALMLVTDPIGLLAIQIFNAWSFAGIAGIGMTLFQDMIPRPGLSTGLYMNTRRLGAIVSGPIIAIGSMTILGQRGIFFACAALTLAGLALIALANRASKKIQKRTREGLTVS; from the coding sequence ATGAAAAACCTTCTCTTGCCCGGATCTGCGCTGCTCTGGGGCCTGCAGCTGGCCTTTCTGAGTCCTGCTCTGGCGCTGATTCTCGTCAACCTCTACGGTGCCACCACAGCTGACCTCGGATGGGTCCTCGGGATCTATAACGCAGGCGGGTTCCTCGCGGCGTTGCTGATACCGGCACGCGCCGACAAGACAAAGGACTACCTGGTACCAATGCTGGTGTGCGGCGGCCTGACGATACTGCTGGCGGGCGTCCTCTCGGCAGTTACGGCCCTGCCCATGGCCACCGTCGCCCTCGTGGTGCTGGGAGGTCCAGCAGGGGTCGGCAGCACGCTGCTGTTCGCGCATCTCCGCCACTCCGGTGGCCGGCCCTCCGATGTCATCAATGCCCGCGCCATCGTTTCCGTGGCATGGGTTGCCGGTCCCCCGCTGGCGACCTTCATCATCGGCTCACTTGGCACCCGTGCCATCCTCTTGGCCGTCGCCGCGATTGCCGTCTTGAACATCATCACCACAGCGCTCTTGATACGGCAACGCACAGCAACCAGCACCAACGCTGACACAGACCCTCAAACCACACCGCAGTCTTCCGCCCCCGGGGAAACTCCGGTGGGGCTCCGGATGGTTGTACCAGTTACTTTCGCGTTCGTCCTCCTGCAGGCCACAAACGCCACGGCCATGACAATCATGACTCTCTTCGTTCCCCAAACCCTGGGGCTGGATGTCATCTGGGCAGGCATCGCCCTCGGAGTTGCCGCAGCACTCGAAATCCCGGCTTTACTGCTATGCGGCCGACTAAGCGAACGGTTTTCCGCGCTCGGCCTGATCACCACCAGCTGCATCGCCGGGATAGCCTACTTTTCAGCATTGATGCTGGTTACTGACCCCATCGGTCTCTTGGCCATCCAAATTTTCAATGCTTGGTCATTCGCAGGCATCGCCGGGATTGGCATGACTCTTTTTCAAGACATGATCCCCAGACCAGGGTTGTCCACCGGGCTCTACATGAACACCAGAAGACTCGGGGCGATCGTTTCAGGACCCATTATCGCGATCGGGTCAATGACAATCTTGGGCCAACGAGGGATCTTCTTTGCCTGTGCCGCCCTCACGCTTGCAGGCCTGGCACTAATTGCTCTCGCGAACCGTGCAAGCAAGAAAATCCAGAAGCGTACCCGTGAGGGCCTGACAGTGAGCTAG
- a CDS encoding enoyl-CoA hydratase/isomerase family protein encodes MGALDTADVLFERRGHLGIVTLNRPKAVNALNAGMVTAMLEQLLAWADDESVDTVLVRGAGDRGLCAGGDIVAIYKDMLHGGSETADFWADEYRLNALIANYPKPYVAFMDGLVLGGGVGISAHGSHRVVTERTRSGMPETTIGFVPDVGGTLLLSRAPGEAGTHAALTGAHLGGADALYLGLADYYVPSESLPALAEALESSTAEAAVERFAQAAPDSALAAQREWIDDCYAGNDAEEIVRSLRAAGAEAVAAAETIEAKSPTSVKVTLESLRRVRGLSLEEALDQEYRVGLRCLSGPDFREGIRAQVVDKDRNPQWKPATLAEVTESDVEGYFAPLGERELGLSANRVELKETT; translated from the coding sequence ATGGGGGCTTTGGACACAGCAGACGTTCTTTTCGAGCGCCGCGGCCACCTGGGTATCGTGACGCTCAATCGACCGAAGGCGGTTAACGCCCTGAACGCGGGGATGGTCACGGCCATGCTCGAACAGTTGCTTGCCTGGGCGGACGACGAGTCCGTGGACACCGTGCTGGTGCGGGGCGCCGGGGACCGGGGCCTGTGTGCCGGTGGCGATATCGTGGCCATCTACAAGGACATGCTCCACGGTGGCTCGGAGACCGCGGATTTCTGGGCGGACGAGTACCGGCTCAACGCCTTGATCGCCAACTATCCCAAGCCCTACGTCGCTTTCATGGACGGCCTGGTGCTGGGCGGTGGAGTGGGCATTTCCGCGCACGGTTCCCACCGGGTAGTCACTGAACGGACCCGCAGCGGGATGCCCGAAACGACCATCGGTTTCGTACCCGACGTCGGTGGCACGCTGTTGCTGTCCCGCGCACCCGGGGAGGCCGGCACCCACGCCGCGCTGACGGGCGCACACCTCGGTGGTGCGGACGCCCTCTACCTCGGGCTCGCGGACTACTACGTCCCGTCCGAAAGCCTCCCCGCGCTGGCGGAAGCGCTGGAAAGCTCGACGGCGGAGGCCGCCGTCGAGCGTTTTGCCCAAGCCGCACCGGACTCGGCTTTGGCGGCGCAGCGGGAGTGGATCGACGACTGCTACGCGGGCAATGACGCGGAAGAGATTGTGCGGAGCTTGCGTGCCGCTGGCGCTGAGGCGGTCGCGGCGGCAGAGACGATCGAAGCGAAATCGCCTACGTCGGTCAAGGTCACCTTGGAGTCCCTGCGGCGGGTCAGGGGGTTGTCCCTCGAGGAAGCGCTGGACCAGGAATACCGGGTGGGGCTCCGATGCTTGTCCGGGCCCGACTTCCGCGAGGGGATCCGCGCGCAGGTGGTGGACAAGGACCGCAACCCGCAGTGGAAGCCCGCCACGCTCGCCGAGGTGACGGAGTCCGACGTCGAGGGCTACTTTGCGCCGCTGGGCGAGCGCGAACTGGGCCTTTCGGCAAACCGAGTCGAGTTGAAGGAGACGACATGA
- a CDS encoding glycogen debranching N-terminal domain-containing protein, with product MAGWNADTAAGPLGSGTVTLVEGSSFCISAANGDIHSDVPQGVFHLDTRILSTWELTVNGQVIEPLAAETREPYRAFFVGRVPRPDGHADSPLLVERLREVGNGIREEITVRNYSNQVAQCRILLSADSDFADLFEVKEARITRQWTETHLPDGDSIEIRGKWEDIRKSVVIRADGAGAGAKALGFTAKIPAYGSWSTRASVVPKPQGTGAGATFTHQDQGGLSPSDQRRQDWVDRIPVVQLSNRSIEDTLRRSYEDLGALRIQDPDHPERVVVAAGAPWFMTLFGRDSLWASEMALPVDPSLALGTLRTLADRQGTVVDEATEEEPGKILHEVRLGVSGGLALGGKSAYYGSVDATPLFVVVLGSVSRWGFGKDAIASLLPHADRALQWIQDYGDRDGDGFVEYGRPNEHGLINQGWKDSWDGINFADGTLAQPPLALCEVQAYVHGAYVARAWMAYDDGDLALAESLRQRAEDLKRKFNEQFWLPDKGYYAVALDRDKRPVDACASNMGHCLWFGLIDEEKAPAVVERLMSPEMFSGWGVRTLAKDMGAYNPASYHNGSVWPHDNALIVSGLLRYGFVEEAQRIATAMLEAAEISGDRLPELFCGFDRSQFREPVPYPTACSPQAWAATTPIHLVMSLMRYDTHISLGGIWLDPVLPASFGDLHIRNAPMGNARITIDASGTEASVQGIPEGLTVHHGQRPWMSELVERAHHSKEPGKAPS from the coding sequence GTGGCTGGATGGAATGCTGACACGGCAGCCGGCCCCCTCGGCTCAGGCACGGTCACTTTGGTTGAAGGCTCATCCTTCTGTATTTCCGCGGCAAACGGGGACATCCACTCCGACGTACCTCAGGGCGTCTTCCACCTGGATACCCGGATCTTGTCCACGTGGGAACTCACCGTCAATGGACAAGTAATCGAGCCCCTGGCAGCAGAGACAAGGGAGCCCTACCGCGCCTTCTTTGTGGGCCGGGTACCCCGCCCCGACGGCCACGCGGACAGCCCTTTACTGGTGGAGAGGCTGCGGGAAGTGGGAAATGGGATCCGCGAAGAAATTACCGTGCGGAATTACTCAAACCAAGTGGCTCAATGCCGCATCCTGCTCTCCGCGGACTCGGATTTTGCCGACCTTTTTGAAGTCAAAGAAGCACGGATTACCCGCCAATGGACCGAAACACACCTGCCCGACGGTGACTCCATTGAAATCCGGGGAAAATGGGAGGACATCCGGAAAAGCGTCGTCATTCGTGCCGACGGTGCCGGCGCCGGGGCAAAAGCATTGGGTTTTACGGCGAAAATTCCTGCCTACGGAAGCTGGAGTACCCGCGCCAGCGTGGTGCCGAAACCGCAAGGCACCGGAGCCGGGGCCACCTTCACACACCAGGACCAGGGCGGACTCTCGCCCAGCGACCAGCGCCGGCAGGACTGGGTGGACCGGATCCCTGTTGTGCAACTGAGCAACCGCTCGATCGAAGACACCCTGCGCCGCAGCTACGAGGACCTGGGCGCTCTCCGGATTCAGGACCCGGACCACCCCGAGCGGGTGGTTGTAGCCGCCGGCGCCCCGTGGTTTATGACCTTGTTCGGCCGGGATTCCCTGTGGGCCTCCGAAATGGCACTCCCCGTGGACCCTTCCCTGGCGTTGGGCACCCTTCGCACCTTGGCCGACCGCCAAGGCACGGTGGTGGATGAGGCCACCGAGGAAGAACCCGGCAAGATCCTGCACGAAGTCCGGTTGGGGGTCTCCGGAGGCCTGGCGCTGGGCGGCAAGTCAGCGTACTACGGCAGCGTGGACGCCACGCCACTGTTTGTGGTGGTGCTGGGCTCGGTCAGCCGCTGGGGCTTCGGCAAGGACGCCATTGCGTCCCTGCTCCCCCACGCCGACCGCGCCCTGCAGTGGATCCAGGACTACGGGGACCGCGACGGCGACGGCTTCGTGGAGTACGGCCGGCCCAACGAACACGGGCTCATCAACCAAGGCTGGAAGGACTCCTGGGACGGCATCAACTTCGCTGACGGCACGCTAGCCCAACCACCGCTGGCGCTCTGCGAAGTCCAGGCCTACGTGCACGGCGCCTATGTGGCGCGCGCCTGGATGGCGTACGACGACGGCGACCTCGCCTTGGCGGAAAGCCTGCGGCAACGCGCGGAGGACTTGAAGAGAAAATTCAACGAGCAGTTCTGGTTGCCGGACAAGGGCTACTATGCGGTGGCCCTCGACCGGGACAAGAGGCCGGTGGACGCGTGCGCCTCCAACATGGGCCACTGTTTGTGGTTTGGTTTGATCGACGAGGAAAAGGCGCCTGCTGTGGTGGAGCGGCTGATGTCCCCTGAAATGTTCAGTGGCTGGGGTGTCCGCACCCTGGCCAAGGACATGGGCGCCTATAACCCCGCGAGCTACCACAACGGTTCTGTGTGGCCGCACGACAACGCCCTCATTGTTTCGGGACTGCTGCGGTACGGCTTCGTGGAGGAAGCACAGCGGATTGCCACGGCGATGCTTGAAGCGGCGGAGATCTCCGGCGACCGCTTGCCCGAGCTTTTTTGCGGTTTTGACCGCTCGCAGTTCCGCGAGCCTGTGCCCTATCCAACGGCCTGTTCGCCCCAGGCATGGGCCGCCACCACACCCATCCACCTTGTCATGAGCCTGATGCGCTATGACACCCACATCTCGTTGGGCGGCATCTGGCTCGATCCCGTGCTGCCGGCGTCGTTCGGGGATTTGCACATCCGGAACGCGCCCATGGGCAATGCCCGGATCACGATTGACGCCTCCGGTACCGAAGCCTCGGTCCAAGGCATCCCCGAGGGCCTGACAGTCCACCACGGGCAACGTCCGTGGATGTCGGAGTTGGTCGAGCGGGCGCATCACAGCAAGGAGCCCGGAAAAGCGCCGTCGTGA